One Methylophilus sp. TWE2 DNA segment encodes these proteins:
- a CDS encoding DUF1439 domain-containing protein: protein MRLLKNYLLLILLAALLAHCASMGERRLSMNTAELQQKLNSKLAKPFTFMKVFHIQLSNALVSIDPASGRIHTLMDTNVQSDLLANAATGKLGLSGLLKFDQARNAVVLDQPEVDSFQLDGANSQWNGLVQQISKDIGSKWLNQLVLYEVKPEDLSYAGRHYQPTDFQVTANGLQVTLKPQ from the coding sequence ATGCGTCTTTTAAAAAATTATTTATTGCTAATTTTGCTGGCTGCATTGCTAGCGCATTGTGCTAGCATGGGTGAACGCAGGCTAAGCATGAATACTGCAGAGTTACAGCAAAAATTAAACAGCAAACTGGCCAAGCCATTCACGTTCATGAAAGTGTTTCATATTCAGTTGTCCAATGCCCTAGTGTCCATAGACCCGGCTTCAGGCAGGATTCATACCTTGATGGATACCAATGTGCAGAGTGATTTGCTGGCTAATGCAGCAACAGGTAAGCTGGGATTGTCGGGGCTGCTGAAGTTTGACCAGGCGCGAAATGCCGTTGTACTGGATCAGCCGGAAGTGGATTCTTTTCAACTGGATGGAGCCAATAGCCAATGGAACGGCCTAGTGCAGCAGATCAGCAAGGATATTGGCAGTAAGTGGCTCAACCAATTAGTATTGTATGAGGTGAAGCCTGAAGATTTAAGTTATGCAGGACGTCACTATCAACCGACAGATTTTCAAGTCACAGCCAATGGCCTGCAGGTCACCCTTAAGCCGCAATAA